In Syntrophomonas wolfei subsp. wolfei str. Goettingen G311, a single window of DNA contains:
- the fdhD gene encoding formate dehydrogenase accessory sulfurtransferase FdhD → MNDVLLFHEKNILIYRQGEVRPYRDTLVIEVPLTVYANGQELSTLVCSPQGYKELGVGYLLNEGMISDPADIQDIHHDSDKGILFVEGKIDTPSNGNGHKRYFPEDNETLNSSFYFAKDACQIRPVKSDFRIPASQLLQLISLLEEKSLTFRRTGGVHSAALADNSGLIVRYEDIGRHNAVDKVLGYAFLNGIPLDDKCLVLSGRVASEIMFKVARRGIPLILSRSAAMLLAVELAEKLDICIVGFTRGEQFNVYCHPERIIF, encoded by the coding sequence TTGAACGATGTTTTGTTGTTTCACGAGAAAAATATTTTAATATATCGCCAGGGAGAAGTAAGACCTTACCGGGATACACTGGTTATTGAGGTTCCCCTTACGGTATATGCCAACGGGCAAGAACTATCTACCCTGGTCTGCTCCCCTCAAGGGTATAAGGAACTGGGGGTGGGTTATCTCCTAAACGAAGGGATGATTTCAGACCCTGCTGATATCCAAGATATACATCATGACTCAGATAAAGGAATACTCTTTGTAGAGGGGAAGATAGACACTCCTTCCAATGGTAATGGGCACAAGCGCTATTTCCCAGAGGATAATGAAACACTAAATAGCAGTTTCTATTTTGCCAAAGATGCTTGCCAGATTAGGCCGGTGAAATCAGACTTTCGCATCCCTGCATCCCAGCTATTGCAACTCATTTCTTTATTGGAAGAAAAGTCGCTTACCTTTCGCCGGACCGGGGGAGTTCACAGTGCAGCCCTGGCTGATAATTCAGGCCTAATTGTCAGGTATGAGGATATCGGAAGGCATAATGCCGTGGATAAGGTTTTGGGTTATGCTTTTTTGAACGGCATTCCCCTGGATGATAAATGTCTGGTTTTGAGTGGGCGAGTTGCATCAGAGATTATGTTTAAAGTTGCCCGCAGGGGAATACCACTTATCCTATCTCGTTCGGCCGCCATGCTACTCGCAGTAGAACTGGCTGAAAAACTAGACATCTGTATCGTGGGTTTTACCCGAGGAGAGCAATTCAATGTCTATTGCCATCCAGAACGTATCATTTTTTAG
- a CDS encoding NUDIX hydrolase, with product MMDKILVEEKLKLMANRRPQILGHKEYLKTAVLLPLVEYQNNLCILFEKRAADLNVQPGEICFPGGQIEAIDQGAKEAAVRETCEELGLDTGDIEVVAPLDIFVSPFNLIVNPFVGRIKDYQKIKINSEVEYVFYVPLNYLLKIEPPCAPLGLKLVLPQGYPYDLIPHGRNYPYRDARYPQYFYLWEKEVIWGLTARILNHFLDLLQSNQEEIN from the coding sequence ATGATGGATAAAATCCTGGTTGAAGAAAAGCTAAAACTTATGGCCAACCGCCGACCTCAGATACTTGGACATAAAGAATATTTAAAGACAGCAGTATTATTGCCGCTGGTTGAGTACCAAAATAATCTCTGCATCTTGTTTGAAAAAAGAGCCGCTGACCTGAATGTGCAACCAGGGGAGATATGTTTCCCCGGAGGACAGATTGAAGCAATTGACCAGGGGGCGAAGGAAGCTGCTGTTAGAGAGACTTGTGAAGAACTGGGACTAGATACAGGAGATATAGAGGTAGTAGCTCCGCTGGATATTTTTGTTAGCCCCTTTAACCTGATCGTTAATCCTTTTGTAGGCAGGATTAAAGATTATCAAAAGATTAAAATCAATAGCGAAGTTGAATATGTCTTCTATGTGCCTCTCAATTATCTTCTTAAGATAGAACCACCTTGTGCTCCACTGGGCCTCAAACTGGTTCTTCCCCAGGGTTATCCCTATGATTTGATTCCCCATGGCAGGAATTACCCTTACCGGGATGCCCGCTATCCCCAATACTTTTACCTTTGGGAAAAAGAGGTAATATGGGGTCTTACCGCCCGCATACTCAACCACTTTTTGGATTTGCTGCAGTCTAACCAGGAAGAAATCAATTAA
- the fdhF gene encoding formate dehydrogenase subunit alpha, with amino-acid sequence MELIKITIDGKEVEVPAGTTIMKAADSVGINIPRLCYDPDLSALGACRLCVVEVEGNRLLPASCVTPIFPGMVVNTNSPAVVEARKTILELLVANHPLDCMTCDKLGDCKLADYCYQYGVKESPFVGEKHEYAIDDTNPFILRDLNKCILCGACVRACEEMTGQDNLSYLNRGFHRKATTAGDVDYIDSDCVFCGQCVAVCPTGALQEKTMVGQGRRWDIDRVRTTCPFCGTGCNFDLAVKNGKVIGVLSNPDSTVNQRSLCVKGRFGWDFIYNEKRLTTPLIKKNGKFEEASWDEAFDLIAQRFGEIKAQYGSESFAALSSARCTNEENYLVQKFTRAVMGNNNVDHCARTUHAPTVAGLATTFGSGAMTNAISEITTDAELLFLIGTNTTEAHPVTGYKMRQAARRGCKLVVCDPRHIDLVDEADYWLRQKPGTDIPLINGLMHIIIKEGLEDKKFIEERTENYEALKATVENYPPEYVAELTGIPVDVLYEVARLYATTDRAMIFYTLGITEHICGTRNVMSLANLAMLTGHMGRAGVGVCPIRGQNNVQGACDMGALPNVYQGYQNVTLPAVKEKFEKAWGRPMPDKIGLKIPEMFEAAHEGKVKAMYILGENPVLTDPNSHHIRGGLEALEFLVVQELFLTETAEYADVILPAASFAECDGTFSNTERRVQRVRKAIEPIPGRANWQTICEMVSRMGYPMNYESPREIWDEMASLAPSMTGINYDRLEELGSLQWPCPSTDHPGTQFMHVGKFTRGLGLFQPSDHIPPGEMPDEEYPFLLSTGRILQHYNVTTPYSKGIMSVWNKEMAELNPADAEKMGVKTGDKLKVTSRRGEVVTAVRVTDRVMPGIIWMSFHYSETPTNALTSHHLDPITGTGEYKVCAVKLEKI; translated from the coding sequence GTGGAACTGATCAAAATCACTATTGATGGAAAGGAGGTTGAAGTCCCGGCGGGTACAACAATAATGAAGGCCGCTGACAGTGTTGGGATTAATATTCCAAGGCTATGTTATGACCCTGACCTCAGCGCCCTGGGAGCTTGTCGCCTGTGCGTGGTCGAAGTAGAAGGCAATCGTCTTTTACCGGCCTCCTGTGTGACCCCTATTTTCCCCGGTATGGTAGTTAATACCAATTCCCCCGCCGTGGTCGAAGCCAGGAAGACCATCCTTGAATTGCTGGTAGCCAATCACCCACTGGACTGCATGACTTGCGATAAACTGGGTGACTGTAAATTGGCCGATTATTGCTACCAGTATGGCGTTAAGGAAAGCCCCTTTGTTGGTGAAAAACATGAATATGCTATTGATGATACCAACCCCTTTATTTTGCGTGATTTGAACAAATGTATACTCTGTGGTGCCTGTGTTCGTGCTTGCGAAGAGATGACCGGTCAGGACAACTTGAGTTACCTTAATCGGGGTTTCCATCGCAAGGCTACCACTGCTGGTGATGTTGACTACATTGATTCTGATTGCGTGTTCTGCGGCCAGTGTGTAGCTGTATGTCCCACCGGAGCCCTGCAGGAAAAAACCATGGTTGGTCAGGGTCGTCGTTGGGATATTGACAGAGTACGGACCACTTGCCCCTTCTGCGGAACCGGCTGTAACTTTGACTTGGCCGTAAAAAATGGCAAGGTAATAGGTGTTCTCTCCAATCCCGACAGCACGGTCAACCAGCGTTCCCTCTGTGTTAAAGGTCGTTTTGGATGGGATTTTATCTACAATGAAAAACGGCTTACCACCCCCTTAATAAAGAAAAACGGCAAATTCGAAGAGGCCAGCTGGGATGAAGCCTTTGACTTGATTGCCCAGCGCTTTGGCGAGATAAAGGCTCAGTACGGCTCCGAATCTTTCGCCGCCCTGAGTTCGGCTCGTTGTACCAATGAAGAAAATTACCTGGTGCAGAAATTTACCCGCGCAGTTATGGGCAACAACAATGTTGACCACTGCGCCCGTACCTGACATGCGCCCACCGTGGCCGGTCTGGCCACTACATTTGGAAGCGGCGCAATGACTAACGCCATCAGTGAAATTACCACTGACGCGGAACTCCTATTCCTTATTGGTACCAATACCACTGAAGCTCATCCCGTAACCGGCTACAAGATGCGGCAAGCCGCCCGCCGGGGCTGCAAACTGGTGGTTTGCGATCCCCGCCACATCGACCTAGTAGATGAAGCAGATTACTGGCTTCGCCAGAAACCAGGAACAGATATTCCTTTAATCAATGGCTTGATGCATATCATTATTAAAGAAGGTCTTGAGGACAAGAAATTTATTGAAGAGCGGACCGAAAACTACGAAGCCCTCAAGGCCACGGTAGAAAACTACCCGCCCGAATATGTAGCGGAATTAACGGGCATTCCAGTTGATGTACTTTATGAAGTCGCCCGGCTATACGCTACTACGGACCGGGCCATGATTTTCTATACCCTGGGAATAACTGAACACATTTGTGGAACCCGAAATGTTATGAGTTTGGCCAACCTGGCTATGCTGACCGGTCATATGGGTCGGGCCGGAGTGGGTGTATGCCCCATTCGCGGTCAGAACAATGTGCAAGGTGCTTGTGACATGGGAGCTCTGCCCAATGTATATCAGGGCTACCAAAATGTCACCCTGCCCGCAGTCAAGGAAAAATTTGAAAAGGCCTGGGGCAGACCTATGCCTGATAAGATTGGTTTAAAAATTCCGGAAATGTTTGAGGCCGCTCACGAAGGCAAGGTAAAAGCCATGTATATACTGGGAGAGAATCCAGTACTGACCGATCCCAACAGCCACCACATCCGCGGTGGACTGGAAGCCCTGGAGTTCCTGGTGGTTCAAGAACTGTTCCTTACCGAAACTGCTGAATATGCTGATGTAATATTACCCGCTGCCAGTTTTGCTGAATGTGACGGCACCTTTAGCAATACCGAACGCCGGGTACAAAGAGTTAGAAAAGCCATCGAACCCATTCCGGGAAGAGCCAACTGGCAGACTATTTGCGAAATGGTTAGCCGCATGGGCTATCCCATGAATTATGAGAGCCCCCGCGAGATTTGGGATGAAATGGCTTCCCTGGCTCCTTCCATGACGGGAATCAATTATGACCGGCTGGAGGAATTAGGCAGTCTGCAATGGCCCTGTCCGAGCACCGATCACCCGGGCACCCAGTTCATGCATGTGGGCAAATTCACCCGTGGCCTGGGTCTATTCCAGCCTTCCGACCATATTCCTCCGGGAGAAATGCCGGATGAGGAATACCCGTTCCTGCTTTCCACCGGTAGAATTCTCCAGCACTATAATGTAACCACCCCCTATTCCAAGGGCATTATGAGTGTTTGGAATAAGGAAATGGCAGAACTCAATCCAGCCGATGCTGAGAAGATGGGAGTAAAAACTGGTGACAAGTTGAAAGTAACTTCCCGTCGTGGCGAAGTAGTTACTGCTGTCCGCGTCACTGACCGGGTAATGCCTGGTATAATTTGGATGTCATTCCATTACAGCGAGACTCCTACTAATGCCTTGACCAGTCACCATCTTGATCCCATAACCGGTACTGGTGAATACAAGGTCTGTGCGGTTAAGCTGGAAAAAATCTAG
- a CDS encoding SIR2 family NAD-dependent protein deacylase: MVIIMEKNIDRVVEILDRSHNTVVVTGAGISTEAGIPDFRGPEGIYRKLGENRVMKIINIDFFRNNPLEFYKFYRQYFIFPPVEPGKAHQVLAEMEKAGIIKAIVTQNIDNLHQKAGSQKVIPIHGNGARFLCQERNCRSVHDSNYVNTYPEVIPRCSQCGGILKPDVVLFGEHIKNYPDAMDRILGARVLVVIGSSLTVYPLAGFVKEFSTFTQYLIIINKGPTPLDHAAVVKLQEGNTGELLEEIFEKIKKRRKQ; this comes from the coding sequence ATGGTTATAATTATGGAGAAAAACATTGACCGTGTTGTGGAGATTCTTGATCGATCCCATAACACAGTTGTGGTGACGGGTGCTGGTATTAGCACGGAGGCAGGTATTCCTGACTTTCGTGGACCAGAGGGAATTTACCGGAAACTCGGAGAAAACCGGGTAATGAAGATTATTAACATAGATTTCTTTCGCAATAATCCCTTGGAATTTTATAAGTTTTACCGGCAGTACTTCATCTTTCCTCCGGTGGAACCAGGCAAAGCACATCAGGTGCTGGCAGAAATGGAAAAGGCAGGCATCATTAAGGCTATAGTCACCCAGAACATCGACAACCTTCATCAAAAGGCCGGGAGTCAAAAAGTAATACCTATTCACGGCAATGGTGCTCGTTTTTTATGTCAGGAACGTAATTGCCGCTCAGTACATGACAGTAATTATGTTAATACTTACCCGGAGGTTATTCCCCGTTGTTCTCAATGCGGAGGCATCCTGAAACCAGATGTAGTTCTTTTTGGAGAACATATTAAAAATTACCCGGACGCTATGGATAGAATACTAGGAGCCAGGGTTTTGGTCGTAATTGGTTCTTCCTTGACCGTCTACCCATTGGCCGGTTTTGTTAAAGAATTCAGCACCTTTACCCAGTATCTGATAATTATTAATAAAGGTCCTACCCCGCTTGATCATGCAGCAGTAGTTAAATTGCAGGAGGGAAATACCGGTGAGCTGCTTGAGGAAATATTTGAAAAGATAAAAAAGCGGAGAAAGCAGTAG
- the pssA gene encoding CDP-diacylglycerol--serine O-phosphatidyltransferase yields MLLDLITKSFANILTLMNLVFGSMAIILVQHLHYSWAAIFILFAVFMDGMDGKIARRFGATSELGKELDSLCDLVSFGVAPAVLLYAQVFLESYHLPGLIAALFFIICGALRLARFNVLNIHEYFLGIPITLAGFLLAIISLLADNIYPMVILLLVVFLSLMMISNIKIRKI; encoded by the coding sequence ATGTTGTTGGATTTGATAACCAAGAGCTTTGCGAATATTCTTACATTAATGAACCTGGTTTTTGGTTCTATGGCCATTATTTTAGTTCAACACCTACACTATTCTTGGGCAGCCATTTTTATTTTATTTGCAGTATTTATGGACGGTATGGATGGCAAGATAGCGAGGAGATTTGGGGCAACTTCGGAGCTGGGAAAAGAATTGGATTCTCTTTGTGATCTGGTTTCCTTTGGAGTAGCTCCTGCGGTCTTGCTTTATGCCCAGGTATTCCTGGAGAGTTATCATCTGCCCGGATTAATTGCTGCTTTGTTTTTTATAATATGTGGGGCTTTGCGCTTAGCCCGTTTTAACGTATTAAATATTCATGAGTATTTTTTGGGTATACCTATTACCCTGGCCGGGTTTTTATTGGCCATCATTTCACTGCTCGCAGACAATATATATCCTATGGTAATTCTCTTGCTGGTAGTTTTTCTTTCTCTTATGATGATTAGTAATATTAAGATAAGAAAGATTTAA